The proteins below are encoded in one region of Toxoplasma gondii ME49 chromosome IV, whole genome shotgun sequence:
- the CDPK1 gene encoding calcium-dependent protein kinase CDPK1 (encoded by transcript TGME49_301440~Gene product name based on ToxoDB Community Expert Annotation.), giving the protein MGQQESTLGGAAGEPRSRGHAAGTSGGPGDHLHATPGMFVQHSTAIFSDRYKGQRVLGKGSFGEVILCKDKITGQECAVKVISKRQVKQKTDKESLLREVQLLKQLDHPNIMKLYEFFEDKGYFYLVGEVYTGGELFDEIISRKRFSEVDAARIIRQVLSGITYMHKNKIVHRDLKPENLLLESKSKDANIRIIDFGLSTHFEASKKMKDKIGTAYYIAPEVLHGTYDEKCDVWSTGVILYILLSGESVPRSAFPVSPRSSSSFCSSSSFCSPGLPVYLQKREIKSCVAFYVGMQRDACALIYLGTQDARAGAFFPDEKPRCPPFNGANEYDILKKVEKGKYTFELPQWKKVSESAKDLIRKMLTYVPSMRISARDALDHEWIQTYTKEQISVDVPSLDNAILNIRQFQGTQKLAQAALLYMGSKLTSQDETKELTAIFHKMDKNGDGQLDRAELIEGYKELMRMKGQDASMLDASAVEHEVDQVLDAVDFDKNGYIEYSEFVTVAMDRKTLLSRERLERAFRMFDSDNSGKISSTELATIFGVSDVDSETWKSVLSEVDKNNDGEVDFDEFQQMLLKLCGN; this is encoded by the exons ATGGGGCAGCAGGAAAGCACTCTTGGGGGTGCGGCCGGGGAGCCTCGCTCGCGCGGTCATGCGGCGGGGACCAGCGGTGGACCAGGAGACCATCTCCACGCGACGCCCGGGATGTTCGTTCAGCATTCGACTGCGATCTTCTCCGACCG GTACAAGGGACAGCGGGTGTTGGGGAAGGGGTCTTTTGGTGAGGTGATTCTGTGCAAAGACAAGATCACCGGTCAGGAGTGTGCGGTGAAGGTCATTAGCAAGCGCCAagtgaagcagaagacggacaaggagtctctgcttcgcgagGTGCAGTTGCTGAAGCAGCTGGACCACCCCAACATCATGAAGCTGTATGAATTCTTCGAGGACAAAGGCTACTTCTACCTCGTCGGCGAAGTGTACACGGGAGGCGAGTTGTTCGACGAGATCATTTCCCGCAAGCGCTTCAGCGAAGTCGATGCGGCGCGGATCATCCGCCAAGTCCTCAGCGGCATCACGTACATGCACAAAAATAAAATCGTACATCGGGACCTCAAACCGGAAAACCTGCTCCTGGAAAGCAAAAGCAAGGACGCGAACATCCGCATCATCGACTTTGGCCTCAGCACTCACTTCGAAGCGAGCAAGAAGATGAAGGACAAAATCGGAAC TGCATACTACATCGCACCCGAGGTCCTCCACGGCACTTACGACGAGAAATGCGACGTATGGTCGACCGGTGTTATTCTCTACATCCTTCTTTCCGGTGAGTCTGTACCGCGCAGTGCTTTCCcggtctctcctcgctcttcaaGTTCTTTTTGCTCTTCAAGTTCGTTTTGCTCTCCAGGTCTCCCGGTGTacctgcagaaaagagagataAAATCTTGTGTTGCTTTCTATGTGGGGATGCAGAGGGATGCATGTGCACTCATATATCTGGGAACGCAGGATGCCAGAGCAGGCGCATTTTTCCCCGACGAGAAGCCAA GATGCCCACCCTTCAATGGAGCAAACGAGTACGACATCCTGAAGAAGGTTGAGAAAG GCAAGTACACCTTTGAACTGCCTCAGTGGAAGAAAGTGTCAGAGAGCGCAAAAGATTTGATTCGCAAAATGCTGACCTACGTCCCCAGCATGAGAATCAGCGCGCGAGATGCTCTGGACCACGAGTGGATCCAGACCTACACGAAGGAGCAGATCAGCGTGGACGTTCCGTCTCTGGACAACGCCATTCTCAACATCCG ACAGTTCCAAGGCACTCAGAAGCTCGCGCAAGCTGCGCTGCTCTACATGGGCTCGAAACTGACAAGCCAagacgaaacgaaggaacTGACGGCCATCTTCCATAAGATGGACAAGAATGGAGACGGGCAACTGGACCGTGCAGAGCTCATCGAAGGGTACAAGGAGTTGATGCGGATGAAGGGCCAAGATGCGAGCATGCTCGACGCGAGCGCTGTTGAACACGAAGTTGACCAGGTCTTGGACGCAGTCGACTTCGACAAAAACGGCTACATCGAGTACTCTG AGTTCGTCACCGTGGCGATGGACAGAAAGACGCTGCTTTCGCGAGAACGCCTGGAGCGCGCCTTCCGGATGTTTGACTCCGACAACTCAGGAAAGATTTCTTCCACTGAGCTGGCCACC ATCTTTGGCGTCTCCGACGTGGACAGCGAAACATGGAAGAGCGTGCTGTCTGAGGTCGACAAGAATAACGACGGCGAAGTCGACTTTGACGAGTTTCAACAGATGCTCTTGAAGCTCTGCGGAAACTAA
- a CDS encoding FG-GAP repeat-containing protein (encoded by transcript TGME49_301450~Predicted trans-membrane domain (TMHMM2.0):214-237:1633-1656), whose amino-acid sequence MRSRRRVGGGEEAEGRGPQPARQSCCSGSHPSPLSASAFDLLGKKDTFFSPNSLLGAAAMTAGSPPPTPSVQSSSGSSRSSSAASPARLPASASASPSLPFPSLSSSFSFVAPSSSAATAPPLVTLPTAETAVSAPAAGPAEGGGAALGFDGAPANMDRGMSCGALEVGGAPDLPSLHLGTPTDFAAEQAPPPGDRGLDTQSALPGGRLRANRSFALFLIVLLSIVLFISFVITPFSSFLIDLSLQSQTSVPSLSPPFPSSQDPSTGSPTSSAASDEATEPHSPGSSASKPRSDADNRDSAPRVPHRQPKPLPQIRLEQARARGHSAAAAFPDEVVSGDSSKAFSPGNASLSSTLFSRFGSLSIFPSLSLPRDSAENASAIKKKPSQDPNDRAGTRSGGNGAAVPPSPPTAVGGGGAGAGAPNRDATSRPTFTPYRPVDWGVERVGDSGADISSSSEANDPNGGTSSVRGPSPSGLYPSASGLPLKRPAGEQDGWRGELAEFADYNGDSHADMIFISRSTPDEKQSVSSPAVASTSPFLLSAFSASRSTPRSTAFAAVYTWDAAAGVFAFFTKAEVPESTESLISFDWNGDGRADLLAVCVAEPNAVAEARREAMRLFQRLQEEGQGRDAAREGQVRPAEHKKEEKELHQAAVKSGEEGKGDAGAASSSFFRFWFGSPSNERGEEGGDRNEVGKNYYLVAYVQRSDGKLEEAWDSITGVDRLLERLEQQRVARRRRMARARESRDRDRQHSAASNERSKQAATHLLAVSEAPTPPQTPSEIPSRGEEARAEEPSPAMPRRRLAENEGENGVKVVESNGNQTDAPKQSLSFPLSGDPSSPPPPRRPSGRDSALGFAPVSPVLDSARNAVVARRGGIAEEGQQEEKGVEKEKKGENEEGDGQQGRGKSDAQAIERGGREEENFAHETVNAAREEEDETGFDSPSSLEDGIEIQGVRVWGGFGETPETLSNSLSDKRRVHLENLALLPLLRFSSIHPLVADVTMDGRPDLIAQAPLFRSPSPLASSAPPFPSPRPRRFAWIAASRAEAAVAKASSGNRSDATHSAKRGSEETAPEGRRHAAAAGEFATGAKTRREREGEEGEEGEGMEEKSESERRRGAQEEAPFQPVLWQNLDKWIANAGEAEEKQLLGKIVSPHSSAFLDLDGDCRPDLVFQVELPSPPSASSLSPPTSSSGVSSSPAPSPSASPSASSQYLEIWVSRFDAQEAQARYTIAHDAAFIALPPNVRQLSFADFNADGTLDLVMPTCVPSPECNGCCVEADRILFAPNKQPGLCPSLWSFSSPSRAPCRAANALCSLPDYFSIPSMNEAPGEFTVTNIDSDPRVHFYGDQDHPPTLRVGDWNGDGYPDLAFIAVRNGGYRTARLYHNVPAEGKGDASLRTFELAHDITPEEGGDGVSLLFDQVAFFDLFEDGSLDVFCMGQPEPPSTSSSPFTSSRAFLRTLDSDSRFLKVTALSADSGRSGCSGRSGGRSSEALWRSVFAFPESKAEAGGEGRGDERTSASVLQMAVQHSLPPSGVASHGPAFKLTVTDLNGVKTPRTATQLSQSAHSPLQLPYALFGLGRTNNYIEEFYLGMPISAQVCHNMWISLIPNSQVLVAPSPLYCPKAWQLDLSVNPSKHVFYILITTLICLIVVAIIIFILDRREKAEDSELQRGFRSHFIIN is encoded by the exons ATGCGTTCGCGGCGGCGAGTTGGCGGAGGGGAGGAAGCTGAGGGGCGGGGGCCTCAGCCTGCGCGCCAGTCTTGCTGCTCCGGTTCTCatccgtctcctctctctgcgtctgcgttcgACCTGTTGGGGAAAAAAGataccttcttctctcccaaCTCTCTCTTGGGAGCAGCCGCAATGACGGCTGGGTCGCCGCCGCCAACGCCGTCTGTTCAGTCGTCTTCTGggtcttctcgttcctcttccgccGCGTCCCCCGCGCGCTTACCTGCCTCAGCCAgcgcttcgccttcccttccctttccctcgctttcgtcgtctttctcttttgtcgCACCCTCTTCGTCGGCTGCCACCGCGCCGCCTCTCGTGACCCTTCCgaccgcggagacagctgtctccgcgcctgCGGCGGGGCCGGCCGAGGGCGGCGGTGCGGCTTTAGGCTTCGACGGTGCGCCGGCCAACATGGATCGAGGGATGTCGTGTGGCGCCCTGGAGGTTGGCGGAGCTCCAGacctgccttctctgcatctcgGGACGCCTACCGACTTTGCCGCCGAACAGGCGCCTCCTCCGGGGGACCGAGGACTCGACACTCAGAGTGCTTTGCCGGGCGGTCGGCTCCGAGCCAATCGGTCTTTTGCCTTGTTTCTTatcgttctcctctctatcgtcctcttcatctcctttGTCATCACACCCTTCTCATCCTTCCTCATCGACCTCTCCCTCCAGAGTCAAACCTCTGttccctcgctctccccaCCCTTTCCTTCCAGTCAGGACCCCTCAACGGGTTCTCCGACGTCTTCTGCGGCAAGCGACGAGGCGACGGAGCCTCACAGTCCAGGTTCTTCAGCCTCAAAGCCACGAAGCGATGCGGACAATCGGGACTCGGCTCCTCGTGTACCCCATCGCCAGCCCAAACCGCTTCCACAAATTCGCCTCGAGCAAGCGCGAGCGCGGGGACATTCCGCCGCCGCGGCCTTTCCTGACGAAGTTGTTTCTGGGGATTCCTCGAAGGCCTTTTCGCCTGGcaacgcgtctctctcgagcacCTTGTTCTCCCGCTTTGGATCCTTGTCgatttttccttctctgtcatTGCCTCGCGACTCCGCAGAGAATGCGTCTGCCATCAAGAAGAAGCCTTCACAAGACCCCAACGATCGCGCTGGGACTCGAAGCGGTGGCAACGGGGCGGCCGTCCCGCCGTCGCCTCCGACCGCGGTCGGAGGGGGAGGCGCCGGGGCTGGGGCTCCAAACCGGGACGCGACTTCGCGCCCCACGTTCACGCCGTATCGGCCCGTCGATTGGGGGGTCGAGAGAGTCGGAGACAGTGGAGCAGAcatctcttcgtcttccgaAGCGAACGACCCAAACGGAGGCACTTCGTCCGTTCGCGGGCCGTCACCTTCAGGTTTATATCCCTCCGCCAGCGGACTTCCACTCAAGCGGCCTGCGGGGGAGCAGGACGGATGGAGAGGCGAGCTGGCTGAATTTGCAGACTACAATGGCGATTCGCATGCGGACATGATCTTCATCTCTCGGTCGACTccagacgagaagcagagcgtttcttcgcctgctgtCGCCTCTACGTCTCCGTTCCTCCTGTCTGCATTCTCGGCCTCGAGGAGCACCCCGCGCTCGACAGCGTTCGCCGCCGTTTACACTTGGGATGCAGCGGCTGGGGTCTTTGCGTTCTTCACGAAGGCGGAAGTCCCGGAAAGCACTGAGTCCCTGATTTCTTTCGACTGGAACGGCGACGGACGCGCCGACCTCCTCGCAGTGTGCGTCGCGGAGCCCAACGCGGTCGCAGAGGCCCGCCGCGAGGCCATGCGGCTCTTCCAGCGATTGCAGGAAGAAGGCCAGGGACGAGACGCAGCGCGAGAGGGGCAGGTCCGCCCAGCAGAgcacaagaaagaagagaaagaactgcACCAGGCAGCGGTGAAAtccggagaggaaggaaagggcGATGCGGGTGCGGCGAGCAGTTCGTTCTTCCGGTTTTGGTTTGGGAGCCCAAGCAACgagcggggagaagaaggcggagacagaaacgaggtGGGGAAGAACTACTACCTCGTTGCCTACGTGCAGAGATCGGACGGAAAACTGGAGGAAGCCTGGGACTCGATCACGGGCGTCGACAGGCTGCTCGAACGTCTCGAGCAACAGCGAGTCGCCAGGAGGCGCAGGATGGcccgagcgagagagagcagagacagagacaggcaacACAGCGCGGCCAGcaacgagagaagcaagcaAGCCGCCACGCATTTACTGGCTGTCTCCGAAGCCCCCACAccgccgcagacgccgagcGAGATCCCGAGCCggggcgaagaagcgagagccGAAGAGCCAAGTCCCGCGATGCCGCGGAGACGCCTAGCGGAGAACGAAGGGGAAAACGGTGTGAAGGTAGTAGAGAGCAACGGAAATCAGACTGACGCCCCAAAACAAAGTttgtcctttcctctctcgggtGACCCGtcgtcgccgcctcctcctcgtcgacCCTCTGGCAGAGACTCAGCTTTGGGCTTCGCGCCGGTGTCTCCAGTTCTTGATTCTGCGCGGAACGCTGTCgtcgcgagaagaggaggcatcgcggaagaagggcagcaggaagaaaagggtgtggagaaggagaagaagggtgagaacgaggaaggagacggacaGCAAGGTCGAGGGAAGAGTGACGCTCAAGCCATTGAAcgcggagggagagaggaggagaacttTGCTCACGAGACAGTGAATGcggcgagggaggaagaggatgAGACTGGCTTTgattcgccgtcttctctaGAAGATGGCATTGAGATCCAAGGCGTCCGAGTGTGGGGCGGTTTCGGAGAAACTCCAGAGACTCTGTCGAACTCTCTCTCAGACAAACGACGCGTGCACTTGGAAAATCTCGCCctgcttccgcttcttcggtTTTCTTCTATCCATCCCCTCGTCGCGGACGTCACGATGGATGGACGCCCTGACCTCATTGCGCAGGCGCCCCTCTTCcggtctccgtctcctctcgcgtcttctgcgcctccttttccttctccccgaCCTCGCCGATTCGCGTGGATCGCCGCTTCGCGCGCGGAAGCAGCAGTTGCCAAAGCTTCTTCAGGGAATCGCTCGGACGCGACGCACTCGGCGAAACGcgggagcgaggagacagcccCAGAAGGACGGAGGCACGCCGCGGCGGCCGGAGAGTTCGCGACAGGCgcaaaaacgaggagagaacgagaaggagaagaaggagaagaaggagaagggatggaggagaagagcgaaagtgaaaggcgcagaggcgcacaggaagaagcgcccTTCCAGCCTGTGCTGTGGCAGAACTTGGACAAGTGGATAGCgaacgcgggagaagccgaggaaaaaCAGCTCCTCGGGAAGATTGTCTCTCCACACAGTAGTGCTTTTCTGGATCTCGACGGCGACTGTCGACCCGACCTTGTCTTC CAAGTCGAGCTGCCGTCGCCgccctcggcttcttcgctgtcgccaCCCACTTCGTCCTCGGgggtctcttcttctcctgctccttcgccttccgcctctccatctgcttcctctcaGTACCTGGAGATCTGGGTCAGTCGCTTCGATGCGCAGGAGGCTCAAGCGCGGTACACGATTGCTCACGATGCCGCGTTCATCGCCTTGCCGCCCAACGTCCGGCAGCTCTCCTTTGCAGACTTCAATGCCGACG GGACGCTCGACCTCGTTATGCCGACCTGTGTGCCTTCGCCTGAATGCAATGGGTGCTGCGTCGAGGCAGATCGAATCCTCTTTGCGC CAAACAAACAACCTGGGCTGTGCCCGTCACTTTGGAGCTTCAGCAGTCCGAGCCGCGCGCCCTGCAGAGCGGCGAACGCCCTCTGCAGTTTACCTGACTATTTCTCCATTCCGTCAATGAACGAAG CTCCTGGAGAGTTCACTGTGACCAACATTGACAGCGACCCCCGCGTCCATTTCTACGGTGACCAAGATCACCCCCCCACTCTGCGG GTTGGAGACTGGAATGGAGACGGATATCCGGACCTCGCGTTCATTGCAGTCCGCAACGGAGGCTACAGAACCGCCCGACTCTACCATAATGTACCAGCCGAG GGAAAAGGCGACGCGTCTCTCCGGACCTTCGAACTCGCACATGACATCACCCCTGAAGAGGGAGGCGAcggtgtgtctctgctgttcgACCAAGTAGCGTTCTTCGACCTTTTCGAAGAC GGCAGTCTTGACGTCTTTTGCATGGGGCAGCCTGAGCCTCCCTCGACATCTTCGTCGCCCTTCACCAGCAGCCGAGCTTTTCTACGGACTCTGGACAGCGATTCACGATTCCTCAAAGTCACCGCACTCAGCG CCGACAGTGGACGCAGCGGATGCAGCGGCCGCAGTggcgggagaagcagcgaggcgCTGTGGCGCAGTGTGTTTGCATTCCCCGAGAGCAAGGCGGAAGCCGGCGGTGAGggtcgaggagacgaacggaCCAGTGCGTCCGTTCTGCAGATGGCTGTTCAGCACAGCCTGCCTCCCTCTGGCGTCGCATCTCACG GTCCTGCGTTCAAGCTCACAGTTACCGATTTGAATGGAGTGAAGACGCCTCGTACAG CAACTCAGCTCAGCCAGTCCGCCCACTCTCCACTTCAGCTTCCTTACGCGCTTTTCGGTCTCGGAAGAACGAACAACTACATAGAAGAATTCTATCTCGGCATGCCTATATCGGCGCAG GTTTGCCACAATATGTGGATCTCCTTGATTCCCAACTCGCAAGTTCTTGtcgcgccttcgccgctCTACTGCCCCAAAGCTTGGCAGCTGGACCTTTCCGTCAATCCTTCGAAGCATGTCTTCTACATCCTCATC ACGACCCTCATCTGTCTGATTGTCGTGGCGATAATAATTTTCATTCTCGACCGCCGAGAAAAG GCCGAGGACTCTGAGCTTCAGCGCGGTTTCCGAAGTCACTTCATCATCAACTGA
- a CDS encoding hypothetical protein (encoded by transcript TGME49_301460) translates to MTSRLPFFYLASCGRGRTPCFCLFFSPDSETPHFLLFSLFLLSRSLSLSLSLSLSLPLLPQCRAPLSAANASVCFQSMSDSLLLADLDWGAGRGRRKTSLLSKRRQAQPEEQEDAFLRHRRNTEAWAAECEKKRRQRRKAMLLDLGLDVEDAGRSPAATVASAQGRTSQRRDEERETEQQRELRINAGDSCGDADEGDDVVICLTEHAVTEKRRMRNSTAVSSLFSEAETFTCEDGDSEAEETLHASASAASPFSPPRDERVGKERGSHAGHCETDDVPTNGADRAVRTRQSNAKASAWSASFRRLSTSTAEDVSRIFSSEQHLEVSLASAVPTSSDRMRRAAEEGGRRGTRTARRRGNKPDRWRQTDAEGAAFSVAPQSSSRSPDAEVRPGAQGSGECGGKTEEKQGRKKLRDGGDGGKGSQRRYAEKRGRRRDLFKAQEEEDPFAEEGEEERQRRLQEEQRREREAREAAEQAQATIEAVNQIWATQMSELGMREKEEEQVQQHAERFLKRHRFLVSQSTPQGENMNGRSGCLDLLAEQHRNSEMYAERLRLKLAIFEAGRDAPASCLSSSPLEEQGPSSSSRHKSSLPSQALVGSDQKFGFLAETVGKLRGLAPCCRAAIRCEVDGDSCDPETRFGDEKLALEDDVQIDLRIPREAAEPLPHSHAASSPNENDAFGASSVQQDAVALDDGSILIMDS, encoded by the exons ATGACTTCGCGTCTGCCTTTTTTTTACCTTGCATCCTGCGGAAGAGGACGCACtccttgtttctgtctcttcttctcccctgaTTCTGAAACGCCTcacttcctcctcttctctctgttcctcctttcacgctctctctctctctctctctctctctctctctctctgcctctcctgccgCAGTGTCGCGCTCCTTTGTCCGCCGCGaatgcttctgtctgtttccagAGCATGAGTGACTCTCTTCTGCTGGCGGACCTGGACTGGGGTGCGGGGAGGGGGAGGCGCAAGACGAGCTTGCTCTCCAAGCGGCGGCAGGCGCAGCCTGAGGAGCAAgaagacgcgtttctccgaCACCGGAGAAACACTGAAGCGTGGGCAGCAGaatgcgagaagaagaggagacagcgacggaaGGCGATGCTCCTCGACCTCGGCCTGGACGTCGAAGACGCAGGGCGAAGTCCAGCTGCGACAGTGGCAAGCGCGCAGGGAAGGACCAGTCAgaggagagatgaagaacgagaaacggaACAGCAGCGGGAGCTCAGGATAAACGCTGGAGACTCCTGCGGGGACGCGGACGAGGGGGATGACGTTGTGATTTGCTTAACGGAACATGCAGTTacggagaagcggaggatGAGGAACTccacagctgtctcctctctcttctcagaaGCGGAGACTTTCACCTGTGAGGACGGCGACAGCGAGGCTGAGGAGACTCTTCACGCTTCAGCgtctgccgcttctcctttctcgcctcctcgggATGAACGTGTGGGGAAAGAACGGGGATCGCATGCAGGGCACTGTGAAACAGACGATGTCCCGACGAACGGCGCCGATCGTGCAGTGCGTACACGGCAGTCAAATGCGAAGGCGTCGGCATGGAGCGCGTCCTTCAGGCGACTGTCGACGAGCACCGCTGAAGACGTTTCTCGGATCTTCAGTTCCGAACAACACCTGGAAGtatctctcgcttctgcggtGCCGACGTCAAGCGACAGGATGCGTCGAGCTGCAGAGGagggcggaagaagaggcactcGGACGGCGAGACGCCGAGGGAACAAACCTGACCGCTGGCGGCAGACTGACGCAGAGGGTGCTGCGTTTTCCGTTGCTCctcagtcttcttcgcgttctcctgATGCCGAAGTCCGTCCAGGAGCCCAAGGCAGTGGCGAGTGTGgagggaagacagaagaaaaacaaggaaggaagaagttACGCGACGGCGGAGACGGGGGGAAAGGTTCACAGAGGCGCTACGCGGAAAAGAG AGGAAGGCGTCGAGATCTCTTCAAGGCacaagaggaggaagatCCGTTTgcagaggagggagaagaggagagacagcggagactcCAGGAAGAACAacgccgagagcgagaagcacgAGAAGCCGCCGAGCAA GCGCAGGCCACG ATCGAAGCCGTGAACCAAATCTGGGCGACTCAAATGTCGGAGCTTggaatgcgagaaaaagaagaagaacaagtcCAGCAACATGCGGAGCGATTTCTGAAGCGGCATCGGTTTCTCGTTTCGCAAAGCACACCTCAAGGAGAAAACATGAACGGGCGTTC GGGGTGCCTGGACCTGCTCGCTGAGCAACACAGAAACTCGGAGATGTATGCAGAACGCCTCAG ATTGAAACTTGCTATTTTCGAAGCAGGGCGAGACGCACCGgcttcctgcctctcctcgtctccactgGAGGAGCAAGGaccatcttcttcgtcgaggCACAAATCCAGTCTTCCTTCTCAGGCGCTTGTTGGCAGC GATCAAAAATTTGGATTCTTGGCAGAGACCGTCGGGAAGCTCCGAGGACTCGCGCCTTGTTGCCGAGCTGCGATTCGATGTGAAGTCGACGGCGACTCCTGTGACCCCGAAACGCGTTTCG GAGATGAAAAGCTCGCACTGGAGGACGACGTGCAAATCGACTTGCGGATCCCGCGCGAGGCCGCCGAGCCTCTACCACACTCTCACGCTGCTTCTTCACCGAAC GAGAATGATGCCTTCGGTGCGTCGTCAGTCCAGCAAGACGCCGTGGCGTTGGACGACGGAAGCATCCTCATCATGGATAGCTGA